The following coding sequences are from one Ruminococcus flavefaciens AE3010 window:
- a CDS encoding sensor domain-containing diguanylate cyclase, with product MKLNPKILSHSLRTRITITMLGVILAALAVTTLLSAVFIRTTESQKSDQLLRMLCETGERSLDYYFDSVQNTVSKVTSYAEEDLEDVDNDEEFAAHMERIREYFSMMASKTKGVMTYYYRIDPSVSADVKGFWYTDLTGDGFVEHEVTDITMYDVEDTSKLVWFTVPKHEGKPIWLRPYITDNLDVRVISYDAPVYWKDRFIGVVGIEVDYSTMAEEINSLRPYDNGYAFLSYADGNLFYHPYLDVADLPSESTFEISFHETDENDVIRYTYHGEKKVAVWRLLSNGMRLTVTVPVSETKGDWKGLILNIIKGVAVVLFLSSLFLMYHTRRITRPLEQLTKAAEQVDQGNYDFVLTYDREDEIGRLTRSFKMLSGNVKAQISNLNGQVFIDALTHVKNKRALSNIFDEMQKEIDSGAKEQEFAIGVFDCDNLKLINDQYGHDKGDIYLKTAVSVICEVFKHSPVFRIGGDEFAVILKNEDYNNRDALFEQFDATAYEINAAAAEPWKQVQISKGGAVFNSSEDSAVTDVMRRADKLMYENKRIRKNNT from the coding sequence ATGAAGCTGAATCCCAAAATATTATCACACTCATTAAGGACAAGAATTACTATAACAATGCTTGGTGTGATACTTGCGGCTCTTGCAGTTACCACCCTGCTTAGTGCTGTCTTTATCCGTACAACAGAGAGTCAAAAATCCGATCAATTACTGCGAATGCTTTGTGAGACAGGAGAACGTAGTCTCGATTATTACTTTGACAGCGTACAGAACACGGTGTCAAAGGTAACATCCTATGCAGAAGAAGATCTTGAAGACGTGGACAATGATGAAGAATTTGCGGCACATATGGAGAGAATACGTGAGTATTTCAGCATGATGGCTTCTAAGACCAAAGGTGTCATGACCTATTATTATCGCATTGACCCTTCAGTTTCCGCAGACGTAAAAGGATTCTGGTACACAGATCTGACTGGTGATGGCTTCGTGGAACATGAAGTGACTGATATTACCATGTATGATGTGGAGGATACCTCAAAACTCGTATGGTTTACCGTTCCAAAGCATGAAGGCAAGCCCATCTGGCTGCGGCCATATATCACGGATAATCTCGATGTTCGTGTCATATCCTACGATGCGCCTGTTTACTGGAAGGATAGGTTTATTGGTGTTGTAGGCATCGAAGTAGACTACTCAACAATGGCAGAAGAGATCAACAGTCTTCGTCCATATGATAACGGCTATGCATTCCTGAGCTATGCTGATGGGAATCTGTTCTATCATCCATATCTTGACGTGGCAGATCTGCCATCCGAATCCACATTTGAGATCTCTTTTCATGAGACTGACGAAAACGATGTGATCAGGTATACTTATCACGGAGAGAAAAAAGTAGCAGTCTGGCGCTTGTTGAGCAATGGGATGCGTCTGACTGTCACAGTTCCCGTTTCTGAAACCAAGGGTGATTGGAAAGGTCTCATTCTGAATATTATAAAGGGCGTCGCCGTTGTACTCTTTTTATCAAGTTTGTTTCTGATGTACCACACAAGGCGCATCACCAGACCTCTCGAACAACTTACCAAGGCGGCTGAACAGGTAGATCAGGGAAATTATGATTTTGTCCTGACATACGACAGGGAGGATGAAATTGGTAGGCTCACAAGGTCGTTCAAAATGCTTTCGGGCAATGTAAAGGCGCAGATCAGCAATCTGAACGGACAGGTATTTATTGATGCGCTGACTCATGTAAAAAACAAGAGAGCACTGTCAAATATCTTTGATGAAATGCAGAAAGAGATCGACAGCGGGGCTAAGGAGCAGGAATTTGCAATTGGTGTATTCGACTGCGATAATCTGAAACTTATCAATGACCAATATGGACATGATAAGGGAGACATTTACCTGAAGACAGCTGTCAGCGTTATATGCGAGGTGTTCAAGCACAGTCCTGTTTTCAGAATTGGCGGAGATGAGTTTGCCGTTATTCTGAAAAATGAGGACTACAATAATCGTGATGCACTTTTTGAACAGTTTGACGCAACCGCTTATGAGATTAACGCCGCTGCTGCTGAACCATGGAAACAGGTGCAGATTTCAAAAGGTGGCGCTGTTTTCAATTCATCAGAGGATAGTGCCGTTACAGATGTGATGCGGCGAGCAGATAAGCTCATGTATGAGAATAAACGAATCAGAAAAAATAATACATAA
- a CDS encoding diguanylate cyclase domain-containing protein, translated as MTRDQIQTIGLEKIKKMSVLMIIGYAAIVIAAIIGITAFIVTKYDELTKEKVSSMTSTLNVQLKLNLEAYLSRMETIGTLAYSVDNAYSYDASDPSNDEYEAINTEKQIASDLSSLCLMENFVDYGIVYANNKTIGKVSNGTIKLFGDKLYTELSTMITSSRTHDGWFTGYKGDYERIYYVKQMNDNVIFLISFYTAELDTVFENPENLSDMEIRLTDRNYKMIYSSVKGDNSGTVIPKNLLDDIKNKDMVVINGSENLSTVNATNGDWYIVCSIPTKVILKEAIDIRKYIYLFAGLVALIAVCAGALFVRRMADPIGTVTSGLSDEISEDGFENILGRRFFRDKADNLMKKNSDQTYGVVLVAINNFDDIIEKFYPSFPEKQKGRMITILKEVFSDAECIGRVGENSFSVLLKNSGKDEEAFRILSESRAKDVCDKFRQSEYTSTMGLLELTADSAAAIGKGDFREAYYKAYTALCASVKIGHNVSSVM; from the coding sequence ATGACAAGAGATCAAATTCAGACTATTGGTCTTGAGAAGATCAAAAAAATGAGCGTGCTTATGATAATAGGCTACGCTGCTATCGTTATTGCGGCGATCATTGGCATTACAGCCTTTATTGTCACAAAATACGATGAGCTGACAAAGGAAAAGGTCAGCTCGATGACTTCAACGCTGAATGTTCAGCTCAAGCTGAATCTTGAAGCGTATCTCAGCAGAATGGAAACTATCGGTACTCTGGCTTATTCAGTTGATAATGCCTACAGCTACGATGCTTCCGACCCCTCAAACGATGAATACGAAGCCATAAATACAGAAAAGCAGATCGCTTCTGATCTCAGCAGTCTGTGCCTTATGGAGAACTTCGTTGACTATGGCATCGTTTATGCAAACAACAAAACGATCGGAAAGGTATCAAACGGTACTATAAAGCTTTTCGGCGACAAGCTTTACACCGAGCTTTCCACGATGATCACAAGTTCCCGTACTCATGACGGCTGGTTCACGGGCTACAAGGGAGACTATGAGCGTATCTACTATGTAAAACAGATGAACGATAATGTTATCTTCCTCATCTCGTTCTACACCGCAGAGCTTGACACAGTCTTTGAGAACCCCGAGAATCTCAGCGACATGGAGATACGTCTGACGGACAGAAATTACAAGATGATATACTCATCTGTAAAGGGCGATAACAGCGGCACGGTTATTCCCAAAAATCTTCTCGATGACATCAAGAACAAGGACATGGTGGTCATAAACGGAAGTGAGAACCTTTCTACCGTAAATGCCACAAACGGCGACTGGTATATCGTATGCTCCATACCTACAAAGGTCATCCTGAAGGAAGCAATAGATATTAGAAAATATATCTATCTCTTTGCAGGACTGGTGGCACTGATAGCAGTCTGTGCAGGTGCGCTTTTCGTAAGGCGTATGGCTGATCCTATAGGTACAGTTACCTCAGGCCTTTCCGATGAGATAAGCGAGGACGGATTCGAGAATATACTGGGAAGAAGATTTTTCCGCGACAAGGCGGATAACCTTATGAAGAAGAATTCCGACCAGACCTATGGAGTGGTGCTTGTTGCCATCAATAATTTCGATGACATCATTGAGAAGTTCTACCCCTCGTTCCCGGAAAAGCAGAAGGGCAGAATGATAACCATATTGAAAGAGGTCTTCAGCGACGCTGAATGTATCGGAAGAGTCGGTGAGAATTCGTTTTCCGTACTTCTTAAAAACAGCGGAAAGGATGAAGAGGCTTTCCGTATCCTTTCCGAGAGCAGAGCAAAGGATGTCTGTGACAAGTTCAGACAATCCGAGTACACAAGTACTATGGGACTTCTTGAGCTTACTGCGGATTCCGCCGCCGCAATCGGAAAAGGCGATTTCCGCGAGGCCTACTATAAAGCATATACGGCGCTTTGTGCTTCCGTTAAAATCGGTCACAATGTATCAAGTGTGATGTGA
- a CDS encoding ABC transporter substrate-binding protein codes for MKIFRRTAALMLGAAMVFSTGCSEKTTMSSQKTQVEIEFSWWGNDARNRYTLKAVELFEELHPEIRVKCSYSEWSGYEKRNKIWMASDTEADVMQINYGWLTDYSADGMGYYDLNALSKYIALSNFTEEQLSYGTRNGVLNALPIAMNSETVYINKTIYDRYGVDVPKTWDDLFRAADAMKSANIYPLSASSKSMWLYLISYAEQAQDRNILDQDGNLNFNEEDFAVMMDFYKKLVDSKVMPLVEHYERIRLDNENYAGSVAWVSDAESYFGDAISKEREIVVADQTSISGNNTGEGWYAKPATMYAVSKTTDRPAEAGMLLDFLLNSREMAELQGIEKGIPLSASAREVLNEQGMLQGIQFEASEKMAEHTLPQLSPVLENGKLIDDFFAAATDYIYDKTDLDSAASSFVEKAKKEYF; via the coding sequence ATGAAGATATTCAGAAGAACAGCAGCGCTCATGCTTGGTGCTGCAATGGTATTCTCTACAGGCTGCTCTGAAAAGACTACTATGTCGAGTCAGAAAACACAGGTTGAAATAGAGTTTTCATGGTGGGGAAATGACGCAAGAAACAGATATACCCTTAAAGCTGTGGAATTGTTCGAGGAGCTGCACCCTGAAATAAGAGTCAAGTGCAGCTATTCCGAATGGTCAGGCTATGAAAAAAGAAATAAGATTTGGATGGCGTCGGATACAGAAGCCGATGTTATGCAGATAAACTACGGCTGGCTCACGGATTATTCAGCTGATGGTATGGGATATTATGATCTCAACGCTCTTTCAAAGTATATTGCTCTATCGAATTTCACTGAAGAACAGCTGAGCTACGGCACGAGAAACGGCGTTCTCAATGCCCTTCCCATAGCTATGAATTCCGAGACGGTATATATCAATAAGACTATATACGACAGATACGGTGTCGATGTGCCCAAAACATGGGACGATCTGTTCAGAGCAGCAGATGCGATGAAGTCTGCAAATATCTATCCGCTCAGTGCTTCAAGCAAGTCAATGTGGCTGTATCTCATATCATATGCAGAACAGGCACAAGACAGAAATATCCTTGATCAGGACGGCAATCTGAACTTTAATGAGGAAGATTTTGCCGTAATGATGGATTTCTACAAAAAGCTTGTAGACAGCAAGGTAATGCCCCTTGTTGAGCATTATGAGCGTATCAGGCTGGATAACGAAAATTACGCAGGTTCTGTTGCATGGGTGAGCGACGCTGAAAGCTATTTCGGCGATGCTATCAGCAAAGAAAGAGAGATAGTAGTTGCAGATCAGACCTCGATCAGCGGAAATAATACAGGTGAGGGCTGGTATGCTAAGCCTGCCACTATGTACGCTGTCAGCAAGACCACTGACCGCCCTGCCGAAGCAGGAATGCTCCTTGATTTTCTGCTCAACAGCAGAGAAATGGCTGAGCTTCAGGGAATAGAAAAGGGTATCCCATTAAGCGCCTCTGCAAGGGAAGTCCTCAATGAGCAGGGAATGCTTCAGGGCATACAGTTTGAGGCTTCGGAGAAAATGGCAGAGCATACCCTTCCGCAGCTTTCACCTGTTCTGGAAAACGGCAAGCTGATAGACGATTTCTTTGCGGCTGCAACTGATTATATCTATGATAAGACCGATCTTGACAGTGCAGCTTCTTCTTTCGTTGAAAAGGCGAAGAAGGAGTACTTCTGA
- the tnpC gene encoding IS66 family transposase translates to MNYAELKKAYDLVIQKCSALEKEVDELKKSNEDKDLRIEHLTELVVKRNKMLFGQKSEKSKFINNGQLAFDGVFNEAEAEADTSAPEPTAETIAPKSKKTGQHRGRKEIRADLETKKIVYELPQEQPICEVCGGSLTEYAEEYITTRLAVIPEKVYKIEYYRKVYKCVNCDKNGTKANIIAAENKTPACIIKKGLPDASLVADIMQRKYQLGEPLYRQEQYWKLRGIYLNRTSLANWVIKGAAWFEPVIKRLRYHAFFEPVLNADETPTRVLKKDGKPTNKKGQMWIVCTGASASKKIALYTYRDSRSKTVAEELLKGYTGVVQTDGFQSYGSGDYENAGFWAHYRRKFYDCIPEGDNTCQSAQIVAIIDKAAAYEACAREAKYTDKQILTMRQDIIKPLLDEAYEIIISLRPSKGSALGTAVTYALKQKGKLYLFLSNPKVEMTNNLAERTVKPYVINRKNFLFSDTEKGADASAAVMSIIETAKRNTLDVYGYLLYLLTILPEMGNDPTETQLEAVMPWSMTLPAYCRQMYSEIH, encoded by the coding sequence ATGAATTATGCTGAGCTGAAAAAAGCATATGATCTGGTAATACAGAAATGCTCCGCCCTTGAAAAAGAAGTTGATGAATTAAAGAAATCCAATGAGGATAAAGACCTCCGTATCGAACATCTGACCGAGCTTGTTGTGAAGCGCAATAAGATGCTGTTCGGACAAAAGAGTGAGAAATCGAAATTTATCAACAATGGACAGCTTGCTTTTGATGGAGTTTTCAATGAAGCCGAAGCAGAAGCTGATACTTCTGCTCCTGAGCCTACAGCTGAAACAATTGCTCCGAAATCTAAGAAAACAGGACAGCATCGTGGCAGAAAAGAGATAAGAGCTGACCTTGAAACTAAAAAAATAGTATATGAACTTCCGCAGGAACAGCCGATATGTGAAGTGTGCGGAGGATCTCTGACCGAATATGCAGAGGAATACATTACTACAAGACTTGCTGTAATACCAGAAAAGGTGTATAAAATCGAGTATTACCGCAAGGTCTACAAATGCGTAAACTGCGATAAAAACGGTACAAAGGCTAATATCATAGCAGCTGAAAACAAAACCCCTGCCTGTATTATCAAAAAAGGGCTTCCCGACGCAAGCCTTGTTGCAGATATTATGCAGAGAAAATATCAGCTTGGAGAACCGCTTTACCGTCAGGAGCAGTATTGGAAGCTGCGAGGTATTTATCTGAACCGAACATCACTGGCTAATTGGGTAATAAAAGGCGCAGCATGGTTTGAACCTGTTATCAAAAGGCTCAGATACCATGCTTTCTTTGAACCTGTTCTTAATGCTGATGAAACTCCGACACGGGTATTGAAAAAGGATGGTAAGCCTACCAATAAGAAAGGTCAGATGTGGATAGTATGCACGGGTGCATCTGCTTCAAAAAAGATAGCACTGTATACGTATCGTGACAGCCGCAGCAAAACAGTTGCAGAGGAGTTGCTGAAAGGATATACAGGTGTGGTTCAGACGGACGGTTTTCAATCATACGGCAGCGGAGATTATGAAAATGCAGGCTTCTGGGCTCATTATCGCCGTAAATTCTATGATTGTATTCCTGAAGGCGATAATACCTGTCAATCCGCTCAGATTGTTGCCATAATAGATAAGGCAGCTGCATATGAAGCCTGTGCGAGAGAAGCCAAATATACTGATAAACAAATATTGACAATGAGGCAGGATATAATAAAACCTCTGTTGGATGAGGCTTATGAGATAATAATCAGTTTAAGACCGAGCAAGGGCTCTGCCCTTGGCACGGCGGTTACTTATGCCTTAAAGCAGAAAGGGAAACTGTATCTGTTCCTGAGCAATCCTAAAGTCGAAATGACCAATAATCTTGCTGAGCGAACAGTAAAGCCCTATGTTATCAACCGTAAAAACTTCCTGTTCAGCGATACCGAAAAAGGTGCTGATGCAAGTGCAGCAGTAATGAGTATCATAGAAACAGCTAAGAGAAATACCCTCGATGTCTACGGTTATCTGCTATATCTTCTGACAATTCTGCCAGAAATGGGCAATGATCCTACAGAAACACAGCTCGAAGCTGTCATGCCTTGGAGTATGACGTTGCCTGCATATTGCAGGCAGATGTATAGTGAGATACATTAA
- the tnpB gene encoding IS66 family insertion sequence element accessory protein TnpB (TnpB, as the term is used for proteins encoded by IS66 family insertion elements, is considered an accessory protein, since TnpC, encoded by a neighboring gene, is a DDE family transposase.) produces the protein MLKNLSADNIYIVCGHTDMRKSIDGLAAIVQQQYQLDLFNNSAFLFCGRRRDRLKVLLWEDDGFLLLYKRLEGGKFNWPRSKQEVRNLTHEQYIWLMQGLSIDQPKAIKKLEGGVDIC, from the coding sequence ATGCTGAAAAATTTGTCCGCTGATAACATATACATCGTATGCGGTCATACGGATATGCGGAAATCTATCGACGGACTGGCAGCAATAGTGCAGCAGCAATATCAGCTTGATCTTTTCAATAACAGTGCTTTCCTTTTCTGCGGACGGCGCAGAGATCGCCTGAAAGTGCTGTTATGGGAGGATGACGGTTTCCTTTTGCTGTATAAGCGGCTTGAAGGCGGTAAATTCAACTGGCCTCGCAGTAAACAGGAAGTCCGTAATCTGACTCATGAACAATATATATGGCTTATGCAGGGATTATCTATAGATCAGCCCAAAGCAATTAAAAAGCTTGAAGGCGGCGTTGATATATGCTGA
- the tnpA gene encoding IS66 family insertion sequence element accessory protein TnpA: MPTAKEVQRELCRREWAERIAECESSNMSVREWCAANGLNVNTYYGRVAALKKDTAKTKKTSTQDIVPLSAVKEKPDVPSVVNSETVAVPIRKPVHEKERVILRKEGIDIVLPPDISESMILLLLRGLKEC, translated from the coding sequence ATGCCAACAGCAAAAGAAGTACAGAGAGAACTGTGCCGCAGAGAATGGGCAGAGCGGATCGCAGAATGCGAAAGCAGTAATATGTCGGTCAGGGAATGGTGTGCAGCTAATGGGTTGAATGTAAATACGTACTATGGACGTGTCGCTGCGCTGAAAAAGGATACAGCTAAAACTAAAAAAACGTCTACGCAGGATATTGTCCCTCTGAGTGCAGTAAAAGAAAAGCCTGATGTGCCAAGTGTTGTCAACTCCGAAACTGTTGCAGTTCCAATACGCAAGCCTGTTCATGAAAAAGAGAGAGTTATTCTCCGCAAGGAAGGTATCGATATCGTACTTCCACCTGATATATCTGAGAGTATGATACTTTTGCTGCTCAGAGGTCTGAAAGAATGCTGA